The following are from one region of the Hyalangium gracile genome:
- a CDS encoding FG-GAP repeat domain-containing protein, with protein sequence MAAPAGTTALAPAGTTPAAPSPAGPPSVERLVQLVLEDVRALKPEPPVALHLSSPSAELQRAFGTLLASRLASLELGAVVLDAPSPEAAENLARDRGARSLVRLTVSVQSGELSARGDVLGTWVNFWSGRTPTRPATPAAALAQVVEADAGALALAALSPLTSSSTSMTAVSSGPRQVRLMGAVLVRLEQAPAALAAGDLDGDNKDEVIVLTERAVSVYADDGRLLAQRELDGIPLSPSPPREPFGMVAVIPQPPRLAAWSARYSHGEVLVLDRVKGALRPIGPLDTAPLGASERGTFTAGQTTFTPEVRLGEGRILTVPAPFTAASIVPPRMLFVHLDGSASLYPRATAPAIRIPGIGAGSALGDLDGDGTPELITTSSQLFPVPDVVRVYPLSGDDPTSHGVLWQSALPPGRALHVVTADLDGDRQREVLVGLWHPDGSGEVFLMRQGAP encoded by the coding sequence ATCGCCGCTCCGGCGGGGACGACGGCTCTGGCGCCCGCAGGCACCACGCCCGCCGCTCCTTCGCCGGCCGGGCCGCCCTCCGTCGAGCGGCTGGTCCAGCTCGTGCTCGAGGACGTGCGCGCGCTCAAGCCGGAGCCTCCTGTCGCCCTGCACCTGAGCAGCCCCTCCGCCGAGCTGCAGCGCGCCTTCGGGACGCTGCTGGCCTCGCGGCTCGCCAGCCTGGAGCTGGGCGCCGTCGTGCTGGATGCCCCTTCTCCCGAGGCCGCCGAGAACCTCGCCCGGGACCGGGGCGCGCGCTCGCTCGTGCGACTCACCGTCTCCGTGCAGAGCGGCGAGCTGAGCGCCCGCGGTGACGTGCTGGGCACGTGGGTGAACTTCTGGTCCGGGCGCACGCCCACCCGCCCCGCGACGCCGGCCGCCGCCCTCGCCCAGGTCGTCGAGGCGGATGCGGGCGCCCTGGCGCTCGCCGCCCTCTCTCCGCTGACGTCCTCCTCCACCTCGATGACGGCGGTGTCGAGCGGTCCTCGCCAGGTGCGCCTCATGGGCGCGGTGCTCGTCCGGCTCGAGCAGGCCCCCGCCGCCCTCGCCGCGGGCGACCTGGATGGCGACAACAAGGATGAGGTGATCGTCCTCACCGAGCGCGCCGTCTCCGTCTACGCCGACGACGGGCGCCTGCTGGCGCAGCGGGAGCTGGACGGCATCCCCTTGAGCCCCTCGCCGCCCCGAGAGCCCTTCGGCATGGTGGCCGTCATCCCCCAGCCGCCACGGCTCGCGGCCTGGTCCGCGCGCTACTCCCACGGCGAGGTGCTCGTGCTCGACCGCGTCAAGGGCGCCCTGCGTCCCATCGGTCCGCTGGACACGGCCCCGCTGGGCGCCAGCGAGCGCGGCACCTTCACGGCCGGCCAGACGACGTTCACTCCGGAGGTGCGGCTCGGCGAGGGACGGATCCTCACCGTCCCCGCGCCCTTCACCGCCGCGAGCATCGTCCCGCCTCGCATGCTCTTCGTCCACCTGGACGGCTCCGCCTCGCTCTACCCGCGAGCCACCGCGCCGGCCATCCGCATCCCGGGGATCGGAGCCGGCAGCGCGCTCGGAGATCTCGATGGGGACGGGACGCCGGAGCTGATCACCACCTCGTCCCAGCTCTTCCCGGTTCCAGACGTGGTGCGCGTCTACCCGCTCTCCGGGGACGATCCCACGAGCCACGGCGTGCTCTGGCAGAGCGCCCTGCCCCCGGGCCGAGCGCTCCACGTCGTCACCGCGGACCTGGACGGAGACCGGCAGCGCGAGGTGCTGGTGGGCCTCTGGCACCCGGACGGCTCCGGTGAAGTCTTCCTCATGCGCCAGGGTGCGCCATGA
- a CDS encoding penicillin-binding protein 1A, translating to MPNPSEVPTPPEPPAAPPPAQTPPSPPGLGARIWKWTKRLLIVGAVGLVLAVATGVGAYLYFSRELPSVEALRNYQPPQVTKVTCGDGSLCAEFFKERRTLVRIEDLPKHVRDAFLAAEDADFYKHEGLDFFGITRAAIKNLIPGSRKSGASTITQQVVKNLLLTPERSLGRKIREWILTPRVEEALTKDQILNLYINQIYYGNRRYGLEEAALYYFGKHAKDLSIGEAAVLAGTPQSPHRINPETNMVRAKSRQRYVLGQLMQHGFLPKEQVEPELDKPIVLAPRPPPPVGAYYAAEIRRTLIERYGEEAVLEGGLRVEIAMQPKLQAVAEESVRTGLEAVDRRQGYRGPLGTLEAERFNRYKGLISHRIEEAGRRQKDAEYVADLAPLAKAGEEPKPTEEEEGAEEQRPELTPEGEAPPSAEQALVGSIRLRPLKEGLRLTGYVTAVDEKKGIAKVDLIGRTAEIAFPTVKWARQKGKGAPSNIADVFAPGQLVRVRVLKALPAPAAVEATLDQIPLVQGGLVVINPTNRHVVAMVGGYDFERSPFNRATQALRQPGSSFKPFIYAAALGSGRFTPLSTVNDAPEAVRDQYTGKQWKPKNYDGKFEGPMSLRTALTKSKNTVSVRLIEAITPAAAIDYARRAGIHSTMPENLTLALGTGEVTMLEAVNAYATLQANGRYAEPLTLLRVQTALGKVLEEHAPAFEETLPPAVAYLTVTLMRAVVEEGTATAVRELNRPAAGKTGTTNESKDTWFSGFTMDWVASAWVGFDDNTPLGSTETGGRAALPIWLDFMRVAHQGLPAREFEVPPGIVQVRVDPATGLLAGNSMPGRLEPFLEGTQPTAEAPPVGQVDTSNFFLEDGKRR from the coding sequence ATGCCCAACCCTTCCGAAGTCCCCACCCCTCCCGAGCCGCCCGCGGCTCCACCTCCGGCCCAGACGCCGCCCTCGCCTCCCGGGCTCGGCGCTCGCATCTGGAAGTGGACGAAGCGGCTGCTCATCGTCGGGGCCGTGGGCCTGGTGCTGGCGGTGGCCACGGGCGTGGGCGCCTACCTCTACTTCAGCAGGGAGCTGCCGTCGGTGGAGGCCCTGCGCAACTACCAGCCGCCCCAGGTGACGAAGGTGACGTGCGGCGACGGCTCGCTGTGCGCCGAGTTCTTCAAGGAGCGCCGCACGCTGGTGCGCATCGAGGATCTGCCCAAGCACGTGCGAGACGCGTTCCTCGCCGCCGAGGACGCGGACTTCTACAAGCATGAGGGCCTGGACTTCTTCGGCATCACCCGCGCGGCCATCAAGAACCTCATCCCCGGCAGCCGCAAGTCCGGCGCCTCCACCATCACCCAGCAGGTGGTGAAGAACCTGCTGCTCACTCCCGAGCGCAGCCTGGGCCGGAAGATCCGCGAGTGGATCCTCACCCCGCGCGTGGAGGAGGCGCTCACCAAGGATCAGATCCTCAACCTCTACATCAACCAGATCTACTACGGGAACCGGCGCTACGGCCTGGAGGAGGCGGCGCTCTACTACTTCGGCAAGCACGCCAAGGACCTGAGCATCGGCGAGGCCGCGGTGCTCGCGGGCACTCCGCAGTCTCCGCACCGCATCAACCCCGAGACGAACATGGTGCGCGCCAAGTCGCGCCAGCGGTACGTGCTGGGCCAGCTCATGCAGCACGGCTTCCTCCCCAAGGAGCAGGTGGAGCCGGAGCTGGACAAGCCCATCGTCCTGGCGCCCCGGCCGCCGCCCCCGGTGGGCGCATACTACGCGGCGGAGATCCGCCGCACCCTCATCGAGCGCTACGGCGAGGAGGCGGTGCTCGAGGGCGGCCTGCGCGTGGAGATCGCCATGCAGCCGAAGCTGCAGGCCGTGGCGGAGGAGTCGGTGCGCACCGGCCTGGAGGCGGTGGATCGCCGCCAGGGCTACCGCGGTCCGCTGGGGACCCTGGAGGCCGAGCGCTTCAATCGCTACAAGGGACTCATCTCCCACCGCATCGAGGAGGCGGGCCGCCGACAGAAGGACGCGGAGTACGTGGCGGACCTCGCCCCGCTGGCGAAGGCGGGCGAGGAGCCCAAGCCCACGGAGGAGGAGGAGGGCGCCGAGGAGCAGCGGCCCGAGCTCACCCCCGAGGGCGAGGCGCCTCCCTCTGCCGAGCAGGCCCTGGTGGGCTCCATCCGCCTGCGCCCCTTGAAGGAGGGCCTGCGCCTCACCGGCTACGTCACCGCGGTGGATGAGAAGAAGGGCATCGCCAAGGTGGATCTCATCGGCCGCACCGCGGAGATCGCCTTCCCCACCGTGAAGTGGGCCCGCCAGAAGGGCAAGGGCGCTCCCTCGAACATCGCGGACGTCTTCGCGCCGGGCCAGCTGGTGCGCGTGCGCGTCCTCAAGGCGCTGCCGGCGCCCGCCGCCGTGGAGGCCACGCTCGATCAGATCCCCCTGGTGCAGGGCGGCCTGGTGGTGATCAACCCCACCAACCGCCACGTGGTGGCCATGGTGGGCGGCTACGACTTCGAGCGCTCGCCCTTCAACCGCGCCACGCAGGCGCTGCGGCAGCCGGGCTCGTCCTTCAAGCCCTTCATCTACGCCGCGGCCCTGGGCAGCGGGCGCTTCACGCCGCTGAGCACGGTGAACGACGCGCCCGAGGCCGTGCGCGACCAGTACACCGGCAAGCAGTGGAAGCCGAAGAACTATGACGGCAAGTTCGAGGGCCCCATGTCCCTGCGCACCGCGCTCACCAAGTCCAAGAACACCGTCTCCGTGCGCCTCATCGAGGCCATCACCCCGGCGGCGGCCATCGACTATGCGCGCCGCGCGGGCATCCACTCGACGATGCCGGAGAACCTCACGCTGGCGCTCGGCACGGGCGAGGTGACGATGCTGGAGGCCGTCAACGCCTACGCCACGCTCCAGGCCAACGGCCGCTACGCCGAGCCCCTCACGCTGCTGCGCGTGCAGACGGCGCTGGGCAAGGTGCTGGAGGAGCACGCGCCGGCCTTCGAGGAGACGCTGCCTCCGGCGGTGGCCTACCTCACCGTCACGCTGATGCGCGCCGTGGTGGAGGAGGGCACGGCCACCGCGGTGCGCGAGCTGAACCGCCCCGCCGCCGGCAAGACGGGCACCACCAACGAGTCCAAGGACACCTGGTTCTCCGGCTTCACCATGGACTGGGTCGCCAGCGCCTGGGTGGGCTTCGACGACAACACCCCGCTGGGCAGCACCGAGACGGGTGGCCGCGCCGCCCTGCCCATCTGGCTGGACTTCATGCGCGTGGCGCACCAGGGCCTGCCGGCGCGCGAGTTCGAGGTGCCGCCCGGCATCGTCCAGGTGCGCGTCGATCCGGCCACCGGCCTGCTCGCGGGCAACTCGATGCCCGGCCGGCTCGAGCCCTTCCTCGAGGGCACCCAGCCCACCGCCGAGGCGCCACCTGTCGGCCAGGTGGACACGAGCAACTTCTTCCTCGAGGACGGCAAGCGGAGATGA